The Hevea brasiliensis isolate MT/VB/25A 57/8 chromosome 1, ASM3005281v1, whole genome shotgun sequence genome has a window encoding:
- the LOC110654105 gene encoding protein ADP-ribosyltransferase PARP3, translating to MHSARPLILSDYDELADNDYGVSVENIFAVEPSACPSVDEIKKLPKSCCMWYPKLKLVKAFEKRILASYLFTSCVRLYETARYDFTAVDRVERFLVLAVVSQGDHNIELSSPPERIQNHEEKKLE from the exons ATGCACTCGGCTAGGCCTTTGATCCTCAGCGACTACGATGAACTTGCAGATAAT GATTATGGAGTATCAGTTGAAAATATTTTTGCTGTTGAACCAAGTGCCTGCCCTTCTGTGGATGAAATAAAGAAATTGCCAAAGTCCTGTTGCATGTG GTACCCGAAACTCAAACTTGTCAAGGCATTTGAAAAAAGGATTCTTGCAAGCTACCTGTTCACTTCCTGTGTCCGTTTATATG AAACTGCACGGTATGATTTTACTGCTGTAGATAGGGTAGAAAGATTCTTAGTTCTGGCTGTTGTTTCCCAAGGAGATCATAACATTGAGCTTTCAAGCCCACCAGAGAG GATACAAAATCACGAGGAAAAAAAATTGGAATGA